The Streptomyces sp. ICC1 DNA window GGGCAAGGCGGTCATCGTCGGCGGGCTCGGACCGCGCGGGGTCGTCGCCACCGCCTCGTACGAGGCCAGGCGGTTCGGGGTGCACTCGGCGATGCCGATGGCCCAGGCGCGCCGCCTCTGCCCGAACGGCGCGTGCCTGATCCCGCGCTTCAGCCTGTACCGGGCGGTCAGCGACACGGTCATGGCCCTCCTGCGCGAGCTGTCCCCGCTCGTGGAGCCGCTCAGCCTGGACGAGGCCTTCGTGGACCTGGAGGCCGGCGGCGTCGCCTTCGACGCGCCGGGCGCGCGGGCCGTCGGGCAGCGGCTGCGGGCGGACATCACGGCCGCGACCGGGCTCAGCGGATCGGTGGGGCTGGCCGGATCCAAGATGCTGGCCAAGGTGGCCTCCGAGGAGGCCAAGCCGGCCGGGCTGCTGCTGATCGGGGTCGGCACGGAGCGCGAGCACCTCGCGCCGATGTCGGTGCGGACCCTGCCCGGCGTGGGGCCGGCCACCGGGGAGCACCTGCGGCGGGCCGGGATCACCACGGTGGGGGAGCTGGCGGAGGCCGGCGAGGACGAGCTGGTCCGGATGGTGGGGCGCTCGCACGGCGTCGGGCTGTACCGGATGGCCCTGGGGCTGGACGACCGGCCGGTGGTCGCCGAGCGCGACGCGAAATCCGTGTCGGTCGAGGACACCTTCGATGTGGACCTGCACGACCGGGTGCGGATCAGGGGCGAGGTGCAGCGGCTCGCGGACCGGTGCGTGGAGCGGCTGCGGGCCTCCGGGCACTCGGGGCGGACCATCGTGCTCAAGGTGCGGCGCTACGACTTCTCCACGCTCACCCGCTCCGAGACCCTGCGGGGGCCGACGGACGACCCGAGGGTGGTCCGGGAGGCGGCCGCGCGGCTGCTGGAGGCGGTGGACACCACGGGCGGGGTCCGGCTGCTGGGAGTGGGCGTGACGGGGCTGGCGGACTACACGCAGGAGGACCTCTTCGCCTTCGCGCTGGCCGCCGAGGGGGAGGACGGGGAAACCGGGGGCGCTGGGCCGGACGGGGTCGGTGGGGCCGCTGGGGCCGCCGAGACGGGTGCGGTGCCCGAGGCCGCCGGAACGCAAGACGCGCCGCCGCCCGGCGCGGCCGCGGGGGCGGTCGTGGGGGCGGACGGGACGACAGGGACCCCCCGGGGTCAGGGCGCGGAGCCGGGCCAGGGCCAGGGCTCAGACCAGGGCCAGGGCTCAGACCAGGGCCAGGGCCAGGGTCAGGGCGGCGCGGGGTCCGCGGCCGAGCCCGAGGCCGCTCCCGGGCGGCGCTGGCCGGCCGGCTGCGACGTCCGGCACGCGGTGCACGGACCCGGGTGGGTCCAGGGCAGCGGAGTCGGGCGGGTGACCGTACGGTTCGAACAGCCCGGGTCCGAGCCGGGCCGGGTGCGGACGTTCCTGGTGGACGACCCCGAACTGGAGCCGTCCGATCCGCTGCCGCTGGTGGGTACGGTCTAGGTTTCGCCGCCCGCCACGTGGCCGAAGTCGCGGTGGAACTCGCTGGGGAGGGTCACGTCCAGGCCGTAGTGGTGGTAAAGCTGCAGCTCCTGTTCGGGGGAGAGGTGG harbors:
- a CDS encoding DNA polymerase IV, with the translated sequence MRAAPTILHLDMDAFYASVEQASKPSLRGKAVIVGGLGPRGVVATASYEARRFGVHSAMPMAQARRLCPNGACLIPRFSLYRAVSDTVMALLRELSPLVEPLSLDEAFVDLEAGGVAFDAPGARAVGQRLRADITAATGLSGSVGLAGSKMLAKVASEEAKPAGLLLIGVGTEREHLAPMSVRTLPGVGPATGEHLRRAGITTVGELAEAGEDELVRMVGRSHGVGLYRMALGLDDRPVVAERDAKSVSVEDTFDVDLHDRVRIRGEVQRLADRCVERLRASGHSGRTIVLKVRRYDFSTLTRSETLRGPTDDPRVVREAAARLLEAVDTTGGVRLLGVGVTGLADYTQEDLFAFALAAEGEDGETGGAGPDGVGGAAGAAETGAVPEAAGTQDAPPPGAAAGAVVGADGTTGTPRGQGAEPGQGQGSDQGQGSDQGQGQGQGGAGSAAEPEAAPGRRWPAGCDVRHAVHGPGWVQGSGVGRVTVRFEQPGSEPGRVRTFLVDDPELEPSDPLPLVGTV